A window of Synergistaceae bacterium contains these coding sequences:
- a CDS encoding NADH-quinone oxidoreductase subunit NuoF produces MNRIQNFEELKKFHELFSEKVKNAPCRVLICAGTGCQAGGSAKIAERFNQLAGNDENISVEFAPEAAGHPVGVRRTGCHGFCEMGPLVRIEPQGILYTKVKPEDCDEIFEKTIKNGEIINRLLYKMDGKEYITQEEIPFYAGQTRVVLKNCGHIDAEHIEEAIASGAYLALAKSIFTMTQDEVIQKILDSNLRGRGGGGFPAGRKWQQVASQPEKVRYIVCNGDEGDPGAFMDRSIMEGDPHKMIEGMIIAAYAVGAHEGYIYVRAEYPLAVKRLQRAIEQATEAGLLGENILGSGFNFILHINRGAGAFVCGEGSALTASIEGKRGMPRVKPPRTVEQGLFEKPTVLNNVETFANVPMIINNGAEWFKGFGTEKSPGTKAFALTGSVKNTGLIEVPFGITPREIIFNIGGGIRNDKKFKAVQIGGPSGGCLTENQLDEPLDFDNVKKLGVIVGSGGLVVMDEDTCMVEVARFFMEFTHRESCGKCVPCREGTLRMLEILERIVAGQGEMQDIEKLRTLSDLIINTALCGLGKSAPLPVVSTLDNFLNEYLEHIQNKKCPAHVCQKLKQYIIDKSKCKACSKCARGCPVQAIHGAPKTPYEIDQSKCIKCGACISACPFKAIYIA; encoded by the coding sequence ATGAACAGAATCCAAAATTTTGAAGAGTTAAAGAAATTTCACGAACTTTTCAGCGAGAAAGTGAAAAATGCTCCGTGCCGTGTATTAATTTGCGCTGGTACTGGGTGTCAGGCTGGAGGGAGTGCGAAAATTGCGGAACGTTTTAATCAGCTTGCAGGTAATGACGAAAATATTTCTGTAGAATTTGCCCCCGAAGCTGCCGGCCATCCCGTGGGAGTCCGCCGAACCGGTTGTCATGGATTCTGCGAAATGGGCCCGCTTGTGAGAATAGAGCCTCAGGGGATTCTATACACAAAAGTTAAGCCCGAAGACTGCGACGAAATTTTTGAGAAAACAATCAAGAACGGCGAAATTATTAATAGACTCCTTTATAAAATGGACGGCAAAGAATATATAACGCAGGAAGAAATCCCATTTTATGCAGGTCAGACTCGAGTCGTTCTCAAAAATTGCGGACATATTGACGCGGAACACATAGAAGAGGCAATAGCGAGCGGGGCATATTTAGCACTTGCAAAATCTATTTTTACCATGACTCAAGACGAAGTTATACAAAAAATTCTTGATTCAAACTTGAGAGGACGAGGCGGCGGAGGATTCCCGGCTGGCAGGAAATGGCAGCAAGTTGCAAGTCAACCCGAAAAAGTCCGCTATATTGTCTGTAACGGCGATGAAGGCGACCCAGGTGCTTTTATGGATCGTTCAATTATGGAGGGCGACCCTCATAAAATGATCGAGGGCATGATTATAGCGGCTTATGCTGTCGGAGCTCATGAAGGTTATATTTATGTTCGTGCGGAATATCCTTTAGCGGTCAAGAGATTGCAGCGGGCTATTGAACAGGCGACTGAAGCGGGCTTACTCGGTGAAAATATTTTAGGATCAGGATTTAATTTTATTCTGCATATAAATCGCGGTGCAGGTGCTTTTGTCTGCGGTGAAGGGAGCGCATTAACGGCCTCAATCGAAGGGAAGCGCGGAATGCCCAGAGTCAAGCCTCCTAGAACAGTTGAGCAGGGATTATTTGAGAAACCTACAGTATTAAATAATGTAGAAACTTTTGCTAATGTTCCCATGATAATTAATAACGGTGCAGAATGGTTTAAGGGATTCGGCACAGAGAAAAGCCCGGGCACAAAGGCATTTGCTTTAACTGGCAGCGTGAAAAATACAGGCTTGATTGAAGTCCCATTCGGAATAACACCTCGCGAAATAATTTTTAACATAGGCGGGGGGATTCGCAACGATAAAAAATTTAAGGCTGTACAAATAGGCGGACCTTCAGGAGGCTGCTTAACTGAAAATCAGCTCGATGAACCTCTTGATTTCGATAACGTTAAAAAATTGGGCGTAATAGTCGGCTCCGGCGGTCTTGTCGTAATGGACGAAGATACTTGCATGGTTGAAGTGGCTAGATTCTTTATGGAATTCACACACAGGGAATCTTGCGGGAAGTGCGTCCCATGCCGTGAAGGTACTCTCAGAATGCTTGAGATTTTAGAGAGAATCGTAGCAGGTCAGGGCGAAATGCAGGACATCGAGAAATTACGCACTCTATCAGACTTGATTATTAACACGGCTTTATGCGGTCTCGGAAAAAGTGCGCCTTTACCAGTTGTCAGCACTCTTGATAATTTCTTAAATGAATATCTTGAGCATATCCAGAATAAAAAATGTCCGGCTCATGTCTGTCAGAAACTCAAGCAATATATTATCGATAAGTCAAAATGCAAGGCCTGCTCAAAATGTGCGAGGGGCTGCCCTGTACAAGCAATTCACGGCGCGCCAAAAACTCCGTACGAAATCGATCAATCTAAGTGCATTAAGTGCGGTGCTTGTATTTCTGCTTGTCCGTTCAAAGCTATCTATATTGCTTAG
- a CDS encoding NAD(P)H-dependent oxidoreductase subunit E, with translation MLDSSFYAKTDEILSKYPAQERSLIPIIHEIQETWNYIPVELLSYVAEKIGITETKAYSVASFYERFSFEAKGKYIIRVCDGTACHVRQSVPVLERLRSDLGLSEKKHTTDDMLFTVETVSCLGACGLAPAMMVNDTVHPAMTPDKATALIKELKEEAANS, from the coding sequence GTGCTAGATAGTTCTTTTTACGCAAAGACAGACGAAATTTTAAGCAAATATCCGGCGCAGGAACGTTCATTAATTCCTATTATTCACGAGATTCAGGAGACTTGGAATTATATTCCTGTTGAGCTGCTTTCTTATGTTGCCGAGAAAATCGGAATAACTGAGACAAAGGCTTATAGTGTTGCGAGCTTCTACGAAAGATTTTCATTTGAGGCAAAGGGCAAATATATTATCAGAGTTTGTGACGGTACGGCCTGCCATGTTAGACAATCTGTGCCGGTGCTTGAGCGTCTTCGTTCGGATTTAGGGCTTTCTGAGAAGAAACACACTACTGATGATATGTTATTTACTGTTGAGACTGTTTCATGTTTAGGGGCTTGCGGTCTTGCTCCGGCGATGATGGTAAATGATACAGTTCACCCGGCAATGACTCCGGATAAGGCCACAGCACTAATAAAAGAATTGAAAGAGGAGGCCGCAAACTCATGA
- a CDS encoding TVP38/TMEM64 family protein: MKRKFYSLIMILLPASVIFLIIAVILGLIPYFLPDEVLISWKNSIINYSKNPLELKNFLLEKGSYAEIIFILLQILQVVIAPIPGQAVAFAGGFIFGFWKGWLLTTLGLSIGSFIAMAGARILGYKLVRKIVSDSIIKQFDRVIYEGGYMTFFMIFLLPALPDDSVCFMAGLTKLKLLPLSLVCLIGRAPGMIVLSLLGSGIASGLAAEAYILFVIMICIAFFLWLFWEYVEDWIYEKINLKF, encoded by the coding sequence TTGAAGCGTAAATTTTACTCGCTAATAATGATTTTGCTTCCTGCTTCAGTAATATTTTTGATTATTGCTGTAATTCTGGGACTGATTCCATATTTTTTGCCCGATGAAGTGCTTATATCATGGAAGAATAGCATTATTAATTACAGTAAAAATCCATTAGAGTTAAAAAATTTCTTGCTGGAAAAAGGATCGTACGCTGAAATTATATTTATTTTGCTTCAAATTCTGCAAGTAGTAATTGCTCCCATTCCCGGGCAGGCTGTAGCGTTTGCAGGCGGCTTTATTTTCGGTTTCTGGAAGGGCTGGCTTTTAACGACACTTGGCCTATCAATTGGGAGTTTTATAGCGATGGCCGGAGCGAGAATCTTAGGATATAAACTTGTCAGAAAAATAGTATCAGATTCGATTATAAAACAGTTCGACAGAGTCATTTACGAGGGCGGTTACATGACATTTTTCATGATATTTTTGCTGCCTGCACTTCCTGATGACTCTGTATGCTTTATGGCTGGGCTGACAAAGTTAAAATTATTGCCTCTGTCTCTAGTCTGTTTAATTGGACGTGCTCCCGGAATGATAGTATTATCTCTTCTTGGAAGTGGAATTGCCAGCGGTTTGGCTGCCGAAGCGTATATTTTATTTGTTATTATGATATGCATTGCCTTTTTCCTGTGGTTATTCTGGGAATATGTTGAAGATTGGATCTATGAAAAAATAAATCTCAAATTTTAA
- a CDS encoding ATP-binding protein, which yields MNQNISNYISAMKKQNHNIYDLSQILYKFVIALFIVIWVLLFFDVQIHYFASLTQIFIWAAGLIFVPFIALIGRRVKNNIIPYSRKDKFEFLGLYDLKDSNIDKGHDILSRDEEIKYMHQILEETIFPQTSMKQALCITGPSGSGKSIILNFFKRAYKDEYEIFDFSGNYHEFYGRMIFLLGSNIDQRISAITSTGKAVFILDQFERFFFLSKPEQARIQEIMRYLCRKNTGIIISLREEYLADFLKKFDMNNLLSAEEGSDHASHGIFRKLFSVIEKKNDMNSPALSLLRPTKTSIWESYTIKNNALVHLDTYGIGADRVILEKMGATLLYCRNQNEMNFQINGENSNASILESKCRILFGEDGSLLFNKHINEPLIEQQIIFHMAEFNQKILMYSNEELHKFIDKDSNELLGQYFDYQLASCSNYFHASRLLYLLSQARINQLSLKTEDLENYLFPNLFTKNGHEDMMNIIQQLETVQLIRKNTEGSSLEYEIAHDFIASSYLNYCSTNMDRNVKNALDLFMSEHMDDKRNSNTFFQEKISYRKSVYDQHFYRNSTCFTLALMFIAYFTQRFIFNPWTTIWSGLNPYGSYFPAFPLFITILGVVYFYYMIDRTVKYYRGDKVLWAKIVYIILLILAFMGVFAYPHFLFFDGLGVSFASFNIVTLLDQNYRQTCRNELRAYGSKSFMIGTVFACVHIFYMKNNPQFADFLILSEFIMFTILIAYGFVVHMTQEYIFARMADSASEKTVK from the coding sequence ATGAATCAGAATATTTCTAATTATATAAGCGCAATGAAGAAGCAGAATCACAATATTTATGACTTGAGTCAAATTCTATATAAATTTGTAATTGCATTATTTATTGTTATATGGGTATTGTTATTTTTTGATGTACAAATTCATTATTTTGCGAGCTTGACTCAAATTTTCATTTGGGCTGCCGGTTTAATATTTGTCCCGTTCATTGCTCTTATAGGTAGAAGAGTGAAAAATAATATTATTCCATATTCGCGAAAAGATAAATTTGAATTTCTGGGATTATATGATCTTAAAGACAGCAATATAGACAAGGGGCATGATATTCTTTCAAGAGATGAAGAAATAAAGTACATGCATCAAATTTTAGAAGAAACTATATTCCCTCAGACTTCAATGAAACAGGCACTCTGCATTACGGGCCCGAGTGGAAGCGGTAAATCAATTATTTTGAACTTTTTTAAGCGGGCTTATAAAGATGAGTACGAAATTTTTGATTTTTCCGGAAATTATCATGAATTTTATGGGCGTATGATATTTTTATTAGGAAGCAATATAGATCAGAGAATAAGCGCGATAACTTCCACCGGGAAGGCAGTTTTTATCTTGGACCAATTTGAACGTTTTTTCTTCTTATCTAAGCCTGAACAAGCAAGAATACAAGAAATTATGCGATATTTATGCAGAAAGAATACCGGTATTATTATTTCACTTAGAGAAGAGTATTTAGCTGATTTCCTGAAAAAATTTGACATGAATAATCTTTTATCAGCTGAGGAAGGATCAGATCATGCCTCACATGGTATATTCAGAAAATTATTCAGCGTAATTGAGAAAAAAAATGACATGAATTCCCCGGCATTATCACTCCTGCGTCCGACAAAAACAAGCATATGGGAATCTTATACTATCAAGAATAATGCATTAGTTCATTTAGACACATATGGGATCGGTGCTGATCGTGTTATTCTTGAAAAAATGGGAGCTACTTTATTATATTGCCGCAATCAAAATGAAATGAATTTCCAGATTAACGGCGAAAACTCAAACGCTTCTATACTTGAGAGCAAATGCAGAATTTTATTCGGGGAAGATGGTTCATTACTCTTTAACAAGCATATTAATGAGCCTTTGATCGAACAGCAAATTATATTTCACATGGCTGAATTCAATCAAAAAATATTAATGTACTCTAATGAAGAGCTGCATAAATTTATAGATAAGGACAGTAATGAATTATTAGGCCAATATTTTGATTATCAATTAGCATCGTGCAGTAATTATTTTCATGCTTCGAGATTATTATATTTATTGAGTCAAGCGAGGATTAATCAACTTTCACTAAAAACTGAAGACTTAGAAAATTACTTGTTCCCGAATTTATTTACGAAAAATGGCCATGAAGATATGATGAATATCATTCAACAGCTTGAGACGGTGCAATTAATACGAAAGAATACAGAGGGGAGCAGTTTGGAATATGAGATTGCTCACGATTTTATTGCGTCGTCTTACTTGAATTACTGTTCTACAAATATGGATCGTAATGTAAAGAATGCTCTTGATTTATTTATGTCCGAACATATGGACGACAAGCGAAATTCTAATACATTTTTTCAAGAGAAAATTTCTTATAGAAAGAGTGTATATGACCAGCATTTTTACAGGAATTCGACTTGTTTTACGCTCGCTTTGATGTTTATCGCATATTTTACGCAGCGTTTTATCTTTAATCCATGGACGACTATATGGAGCGGGTTAAATCCTTATGGCTCTTATTTTCCGGCATTTCCGCTTTTTATAACAATTCTAGGCGTTGTATATTTTTATTATATGATTGACAGGACTGTTAAATATTATAGAGGCGATAAAGTGTTATGGGCCAAGATAGTTTATATTATACTTCTGATTTTAGCTTTCATGGGAGTATTTGCTTACCCTCATTTTTTATTCTTTGACGGTTTAGGCGTATCATTTGCAAGTTTTAATATAGTAACTCTCTTGGATCAAAATTATCGTCAAACTTGTAGAAATGAGCTGCGTGCATACGGTTCAAAATCATTTATGATCGGGACTGTATTTGCCTGCGTACATATTTTCTATATGAAGAATAATCCTCAATTTGCTGATTTCCTGATTTTGAGTGAGTTTATCATGTTTACGATATTAATTGCATATGGCTTTGTTGTGCATATGACTCAAGAATATATATTTGCTCGTATGGCAGATTCGGCCAGTGAGAAGACTGTTAAATAA